A portion of the Stigmatopora argus isolate UIUO_Sarg chromosome 15, RoL_Sarg_1.0, whole genome shotgun sequence genome contains these proteins:
- the LOC144090064 gene encoding glucosamine-6-phosphate deaminase 2 isoform X1, with protein sequence MTCTRGEKRIADRNPSEHNEAGDSGRLRPGQRVGRQIYPQPNNPVQTLRRQFLHPGFTHSTPYGCYQKLIEYHRNGDLSFKFVKTFNMDEYVGLPRAHPESYHSYMWNNFFKHIDIDPANASILDGNAEDLEAECRAYEKKIAEAGGIHLFVGGIGPDGHIAFNEPGSSLVSRTRVKTLAKDTIVANARFFGNDLSKVPNMALTVGVGTVMDAKEVMIVITGAHKAFALYKAIEDGVNHMWTVSAFQQHPHTIFVCDEDATLELRVKTVKYFKGLMHVHNRLVDPVLSIKDK encoded by the exons ATGACTTGCACGAGAGGAGAGAAGCGCATCGCTGATAGGAATCCG AGTGAACACAATGAGGCTGGTGATTCTGGACGATTACGACCTGGCCAGCGAGTGGGCCGCCAAATATATCCGCAACCGAATAATCCAGTTCAAACCCTCCGCCGACAATTTCTTCACCCTGGGTTTACCCACAG CACGCCATATGGCTGTTATCAAAAATTAATTGAATATCACAGAAATGGAGACCtatcattcaaatttgtcaagACGTTCAACATGGATGAATATGTTG GCCTTCCTCGCGCTCACCCGGAGAGTTACCACTCGTACATGTGGAACAACTTTTTCAAGCACATCGACATCGACCCTGCCAACGCGTCCATCTTGGACGGGAACGCCGAGGACCTGGAAGCAGAGTGCCGGGCTTACGAGAAGAAAATAGCAGAAGCCGGAGGAATCCACTTATTTGTTGGCG GCATCGGACCCGACGGCCACATCGCCTTTAACGAGCCCGGCTCCAGCCTGGTCTCCAGGACCAGAGTGAAGACCCTCGCCAAGGACACCATCGTGGCTAATGCTCGCTTTTTCGGGAACGACCTCTCCAAAGTGCCCAACATGGCTCTGACTGTCGGCGTGGGCACCGTCATGGACGCCAAGGag GTGATGATTGTAATTACTGGTGCGCACAAAGCTTTTGCGCTGTACAAAGCCATCGAAGACGGTGTCAATCACATGTGGACAGTTTCGGCGTTCCAGCAACATCCGCACACCATCTTTGTCTGCGACGAAGACGCTACGCTGGAGTTACGAGTCAAAACGGTCAAATACTTTAAAG GTTTGATGCACGTCCACAATAGACTGGTGGATCCTGTTCTCAGCATTAAGGACAAATAA
- the LOC144090064 gene encoding glucosamine-6-phosphate deaminase 2 isoform X2 codes for MRLVILDDYDLASEWAAKYIRNRIIQFKPSADNFFTLGLPTGSTPYGCYQKLIEYHRNGDLSFKFVKTFNMDEYVGLPRAHPESYHSYMWNNFFKHIDIDPANASILDGNAEDLEAECRAYEKKIAEAGGIHLFVGGIGPDGHIAFNEPGSSLVSRTRVKTLAKDTIVANARFFGNDLSKVPNMALTVGVGTVMDAKEVMIVITGAHKAFALYKAIEDGVNHMWTVSAFQQHPHTIFVCDEDATLELRVKTVKYFKGLMHVHNRLVDPVLSIKDK; via the exons ATGAGGCTGGTGATTCTGGACGATTACGACCTGGCCAGCGAGTGGGCCGCCAAATATATCCGCAACCGAATAATCCAGTTCAAACCCTCCGCCGACAATTTCTTCACCCTGGGTTTACCCACAG gTAGCACGCCATATGGCTGTTATCAAAAATTAATTGAATATCACAGAAATGGAGACCtatcattcaaatttgtcaagACGTTCAACATGGATGAATATGTTG GCCTTCCTCGCGCTCACCCGGAGAGTTACCACTCGTACATGTGGAACAACTTTTTCAAGCACATCGACATCGACCCTGCCAACGCGTCCATCTTGGACGGGAACGCCGAGGACCTGGAAGCAGAGTGCCGGGCTTACGAGAAGAAAATAGCAGAAGCCGGAGGAATCCACTTATTTGTTGGCG GCATCGGACCCGACGGCCACATCGCCTTTAACGAGCCCGGCTCCAGCCTGGTCTCCAGGACCAGAGTGAAGACCCTCGCCAAGGACACCATCGTGGCTAATGCTCGCTTTTTCGGGAACGACCTCTCCAAAGTGCCCAACATGGCTCTGACTGTCGGCGTGGGCACCGTCATGGACGCCAAGGag GTGATGATTGTAATTACTGGTGCGCACAAAGCTTTTGCGCTGTACAAAGCCATCGAAGACGGTGTCAATCACATGTGGACAGTTTCGGCGTTCCAGCAACATCCGCACACCATCTTTGTCTGCGACGAAGACGCTACGCTGGAGTTACGAGTCAAAACGGTCAAATACTTTAAAG GTTTGATGCACGTCCACAATAGACTGGTGGATCCTGTTCTCAGCATTAAGGACAAATAA